From the Musa acuminata AAA Group cultivar baxijiao chromosome BXJ3-7, Cavendish_Baxijiao_AAA, whole genome shotgun sequence genome, one window contains:
- the LOC135642206 gene encoding uncharacterized protein LOC135642206 isoform X3, which translates to MSQRRETTEDGRVLFFDHGAPYFSVSDMEVMGVVRSWEARGLVSEWQVPFGSFDQSTGKFVDFEKEGTTKKYVGVPGMNSMCKALCSDPGVEAKYGITVGKVDWLCDRNSWSLISVDGQDLGQFDGVVASDKNVVSARFTGVTGRPPPLDITSSPDLAILSQDIPIRACFALMLAFSEPLSWIPLKGVSFKNSQVLSWAYCDSSKPGRSHASSNCECWVLHSTAEYAQAVIARTGLKKLSSDALSKVAEELLCEFQATGINIPRPFFMKAHRWLVQMFRGSAFPAIAIGGDEKCLWDKNKRLAICGDFCASPNVEGAVLSGIRAASKILEKSSNL; encoded by the exons ATGTCTCAGAGGAG AGAGACCACGGAGGATGGGAGGGTGCTCTTCTTCGACCATGGGGCGCCGTACTTCTCGGTCAGTGACATGGAGGTGATGGGCGTTGTGAGATCCTGGGAAGCGCGTGGCCTCGTCTCTGAGTGGCAGGTGCCGTTCGGGTCTTTTGATCAGAGCACCGGCAAGTTCGTCGATTTCGAGAAG GAAGGAACAACTAAGAAGTATGTTGGAGTTCCAGGCATGAATTCAATGTGTAAAGCACTTTGCTCAGACCCTG GAGTCGAAGCCAAATATGGGATCACTGTTGGAAAAGTGGATTGGCTTTGTGATAGAAATTCGTGGTCACTGATTAGCGTGGATGGGCAAGATTTAGGTCAGTTTGATGGTGTGGTGGCATCAGACAAAAATGTAGTATCAGCAAGATTTACAGGAGTCACTGGAAGGCCACCACCTCTTG ATATAACATCATCTCCAGATTTGGCAATCCTTTCACAAGATATTCCTATTCGTGCATGTTTTGCTCTTATGTTGGCATTTTCTGAACCTTTATCTTGG ATTCCTTTAAAAGGTGTTTCATTCAAGAACTCCCAGGTTTTAAGCTGGGCTTATTGTGATAGTAGTAAGCCAGGCCGTTCTCATGCATCATCCAATTG TGAGTGTTGGGTATTGCATTCAACAGCAGAGTATGCGCAGGCTGTAATAGCAAGAACTGGTCTCAAGAAACTTTCCAGTGATGCCTTGTCTAAGGTGGCAGAAGAATTATTGTGTGAATTTCAGGCTACGGGAATCAATATTCCTCGTCCATTTTTCATGAAAGCTCATAGATGGTTAGTACAAATGTTCAG GGGCAGCGCCTTTCCAGCTATTGCTATTGGTGGGGACGAGAAATGTTTGTGGGACAAGAATAAGAGGTTGGCCATATGTGGAGATTTTTGTGCGAGCCCTAACGTCGAAGGTGCAGTGCTCAGTGGAATACGAGCAGCTTCTAAGATTCTGGAGAAATCGAGCAACTTGTGA
- the LOC135642206 gene encoding uncharacterized protein LOC135642206 isoform X4: MSSGSLSKVAVIGSGISGAVCASILAAGGVSVTVFETGRGAGGRMSQRRETTEDGRVLFFDHGAPYFSVSDMEVMGVVRSWEARGLVSEWQVPFGSFDQSTGKFVDFEKEGTTKKYVGVPGMNSMCKALCSDPGVEAKYGITVGKVDWLCDRNSWSLISVDGQDLGQFDGVVASDKNVVSARFTGVTGRPPPLDITSSPDLAILSQDIPIRACFALMLAFSEPLSWIPLKGVSFKNSQVLSWAYCDSSKPGRSHASSNWGSAFPAIAIGGDEKCLWDKNKRLAICGDFCASPNVEGAVLSGIRAASKILEKSSNL; the protein is encoded by the exons ATGAGTAGCGGAAGCCTCTCCAAGGTTGCCGTCATCGGCAGCGGAA TCTCCGGAGCGGTCTGCGCGTCCATCCTGGCCGCCGGAGGCGTTTCGGTCACCGTGTTCGAGACCGGCCGGGGTGCCGGCGGGAGGATGTCTCAGAGGAG AGAGACCACGGAGGATGGGAGGGTGCTCTTCTTCGACCATGGGGCGCCGTACTTCTCGGTCAGTGACATGGAGGTGATGGGCGTTGTGAGATCCTGGGAAGCGCGTGGCCTCGTCTCTGAGTGGCAGGTGCCGTTCGGGTCTTTTGATCAGAGCACCGGCAAGTTCGTCGATTTCGAGAAG GAAGGAACAACTAAGAAGTATGTTGGAGTTCCAGGCATGAATTCAATGTGTAAAGCACTTTGCTCAGACCCTG GAGTCGAAGCCAAATATGGGATCACTGTTGGAAAAGTGGATTGGCTTTGTGATAGAAATTCGTGGTCACTGATTAGCGTGGATGGGCAAGATTTAGGTCAGTTTGATGGTGTGGTGGCATCAGACAAAAATGTAGTATCAGCAAGATTTACAGGAGTCACTGGAAGGCCACCACCTCTTG ATATAACATCATCTCCAGATTTGGCAATCCTTTCACAAGATATTCCTATTCGTGCATGTTTTGCTCTTATGTTGGCATTTTCTGAACCTTTATCTTGG ATTCCTTTAAAAGGTGTTTCATTCAAGAACTCCCAGGTTTTAAGCTGGGCTTATTGTGATAGTAGTAAGCCAGGCCGTTCTCATGCATCATCCAATTG GGGCAGCGCCTTTCCAGCTATTGCTATTGGTGGGGACGAGAAATGTTTGTGGGACAAGAATAAGAGGTTGGCCATATGTGGAGATTTTTGTGCGAGCCCTAACGTCGAAGGTGCAGTGCTCAGTGGAATACGAGCAGCTTCTAAGATTCTGGAGAAATCGAGCAACTTGTGA
- the LOC135642206 gene encoding uncharacterized protein LOC135642206 isoform X1 translates to MSSGSLSKVAVIGSGISGAVCASILAAGGVSVTVFETGRGAGGRMSQRRETTEDGRVLFFDHGAPYFSVSDMEVMGVVRSWEARGLVSEWQVPFGSFDQSTGKFVDFEKEGTTKKYVGVPGMNSMCKALCSDPGVEAKYGITVGKVDWLCDRNSWSLISVDGQDLGQFDGVVASDKNVVSARFTGVTGRPPPLDITSSPDLAILSQDIPIRACFALMLAFSEPLSWIPLKGVSFKNSQVLSWAYCDSSKPGRSHASSNCECWVLHSTAEYAQAVIARTGLKKLSSDALSKVAEELLCEFQATGINIPRPFFMKAHRWLVQMFRGSAFPAIAIGGDEKCLWDKNKRLAICGDFCASPNVEGAVLSGIRAASKILEKSSNL, encoded by the exons ATGAGTAGCGGAAGCCTCTCCAAGGTTGCCGTCATCGGCAGCGGAA TCTCCGGAGCGGTCTGCGCGTCCATCCTGGCCGCCGGAGGCGTTTCGGTCACCGTGTTCGAGACCGGCCGGGGTGCCGGCGGGAGGATGTCTCAGAGGAG AGAGACCACGGAGGATGGGAGGGTGCTCTTCTTCGACCATGGGGCGCCGTACTTCTCGGTCAGTGACATGGAGGTGATGGGCGTTGTGAGATCCTGGGAAGCGCGTGGCCTCGTCTCTGAGTGGCAGGTGCCGTTCGGGTCTTTTGATCAGAGCACCGGCAAGTTCGTCGATTTCGAGAAG GAAGGAACAACTAAGAAGTATGTTGGAGTTCCAGGCATGAATTCAATGTGTAAAGCACTTTGCTCAGACCCTG GAGTCGAAGCCAAATATGGGATCACTGTTGGAAAAGTGGATTGGCTTTGTGATAGAAATTCGTGGTCACTGATTAGCGTGGATGGGCAAGATTTAGGTCAGTTTGATGGTGTGGTGGCATCAGACAAAAATGTAGTATCAGCAAGATTTACAGGAGTCACTGGAAGGCCACCACCTCTTG ATATAACATCATCTCCAGATTTGGCAATCCTTTCACAAGATATTCCTATTCGTGCATGTTTTGCTCTTATGTTGGCATTTTCTGAACCTTTATCTTGG ATTCCTTTAAAAGGTGTTTCATTCAAGAACTCCCAGGTTTTAAGCTGGGCTTATTGTGATAGTAGTAAGCCAGGCCGTTCTCATGCATCATCCAATTG TGAGTGTTGGGTATTGCATTCAACAGCAGAGTATGCGCAGGCTGTAATAGCAAGAACTGGTCTCAAGAAACTTTCCAGTGATGCCTTGTCTAAGGTGGCAGAAGAATTATTGTGTGAATTTCAGGCTACGGGAATCAATATTCCTCGTCCATTTTTCATGAAAGCTCATAGATGGTTAGTACAAATGTTCAG GGGCAGCGCCTTTCCAGCTATTGCTATTGGTGGGGACGAGAAATGTTTGTGGGACAAGAATAAGAGGTTGGCCATATGTGGAGATTTTTGTGCGAGCCCTAACGTCGAAGGTGCAGTGCTCAGTGGAATACGAGCAGCTTCTAAGATTCTGGAGAAATCGAGCAACTTGTGA
- the LOC135642206 gene encoding uncharacterized protein LOC135642206 isoform X2: MSSGSLSKVAVIGSGISGAVCASILAAGGVSVTVFETGRGAGGRMSQRRETTEDGRVLFFDHGAPYFSVSDMEVMGVVRSWEARGLVSEWQVPFGSFDQSTGKFVDFEKEGTTKKYVGVPGMNSMCKALCSDPGVEAKYGITVGKVDWLCDRNSWSLISVDGQDLGQFDGVVASDKNVVSARFTGVTGRPPPLDITSSPDLAILSQDIPIRACFALMLAFSEPLSWIPLKGVSFKNSQVLSWAYCDSSKPGRSHASSNCECWVLHSTAEYAQAVIARTGLKKLSSDALSKVAEELLCEFQATGINIPRPFFMKAHRWGSAFPAIAIGGDEKCLWDKNKRLAICGDFCASPNVEGAVLSGIRAASKILEKSSNL; this comes from the exons ATGAGTAGCGGAAGCCTCTCCAAGGTTGCCGTCATCGGCAGCGGAA TCTCCGGAGCGGTCTGCGCGTCCATCCTGGCCGCCGGAGGCGTTTCGGTCACCGTGTTCGAGACCGGCCGGGGTGCCGGCGGGAGGATGTCTCAGAGGAG AGAGACCACGGAGGATGGGAGGGTGCTCTTCTTCGACCATGGGGCGCCGTACTTCTCGGTCAGTGACATGGAGGTGATGGGCGTTGTGAGATCCTGGGAAGCGCGTGGCCTCGTCTCTGAGTGGCAGGTGCCGTTCGGGTCTTTTGATCAGAGCACCGGCAAGTTCGTCGATTTCGAGAAG GAAGGAACAACTAAGAAGTATGTTGGAGTTCCAGGCATGAATTCAATGTGTAAAGCACTTTGCTCAGACCCTG GAGTCGAAGCCAAATATGGGATCACTGTTGGAAAAGTGGATTGGCTTTGTGATAGAAATTCGTGGTCACTGATTAGCGTGGATGGGCAAGATTTAGGTCAGTTTGATGGTGTGGTGGCATCAGACAAAAATGTAGTATCAGCAAGATTTACAGGAGTCACTGGAAGGCCACCACCTCTTG ATATAACATCATCTCCAGATTTGGCAATCCTTTCACAAGATATTCCTATTCGTGCATGTTTTGCTCTTATGTTGGCATTTTCTGAACCTTTATCTTGG ATTCCTTTAAAAGGTGTTTCATTCAAGAACTCCCAGGTTTTAAGCTGGGCTTATTGTGATAGTAGTAAGCCAGGCCGTTCTCATGCATCATCCAATTG TGAGTGTTGGGTATTGCATTCAACAGCAGAGTATGCGCAGGCTGTAATAGCAAGAACTGGTCTCAAGAAACTTTCCAGTGATGCCTTGTCTAAGGTGGCAGAAGAATTATTGTGTGAATTTCAGGCTACGGGAATCAATATTCCTCGTCCATTTTTCATGAAAGCTCATAGATG GGGCAGCGCCTTTCCAGCTATTGCTATTGGTGGGGACGAGAAATGTTTGTGGGACAAGAATAAGAGGTTGGCCATATGTGGAGATTTTTGTGCGAGCCCTAACGTCGAAGGTGCAGTGCTCAGTGGAATACGAGCAGCTTCTAAGATTCTGGAGAAATCGAGCAACTTGTGA